A region of the Amycolatopsis sp. cg13 genome:
GTAGCCTTTGAGATCGACCTCGGAGATGATGACCCCGTATCCGCTGCCTTGGCACCAGCGGCCGACGGTCTTGGGCGCGGCACCGCTCTTCTGACTGAGTTCGGGCACGTCAGAGGGCTTGAGCAGGCTGCACGGGTCGGTGTTCGCGAGCGGTGCGTCGGTCTTGCCGTCCGGCGCGGCACCGCGGTCGGCGGTCCGGACGTTCTGCTCGACGCCCTCGGTGCTGCCGCCGCAGGCCGCCAGCCCCAGCACACCGGCCAGGACCACAGCGGCCGTCACCGCCACACTGCGCATCGATTCCCCCAGGAGTTCGGTCTGAGCAGGGACAGTACGGCACCCGGCGCCCGGTTCCCCCTACTCGTCCCGGTTCAGGGGTGGGTCCCCGCCCTCGCCGCGATTAGCGTCCGCGGGGTCAACGCTGCTGCCGGGGGTGGGAAATGCGGTCCAAAGCTACCGTCCTGATACTCGTTCTGACGTTGCTCGGCACCACCCCAGCCTCCGCGAGCCCGGCCATCGCGCTCGACGGTCTTTCCCGCCCGGTCGACCTGCTCGTCGACAAGTGGGGCGTCCCGCACATCTACGCCGCCAACACCTCAGACCTGTTCTACGCACAGGGCTTCACCGTCGCCCGCGACCGGCTCTTCCAGCTCGACACCTGGCGCCGCCGGGGGCTCGGGTTGCTCAGCGAGGTCCTCGGCGAGTCCTATGTGGACCAGGACCGCGCCGCCCGGCTGTTCCTCTACCGCGGCGACATGCGCAAGGAATGGGCCGCCTACGGTCCCGAAGCCAAACTCGCCGCCACCCGCTTCGCCGAGGGGATCAACTCCTACGTCGACTGGCTCGCCAAGCATCCCGAAGCGGCCCCGCCGGAGTTCGGCAAGCTCGGATACCAGCCGTCGCACTGGCAGCCCGAGGACGTCGTCCGCATCCGGACGCACGCGATCGGCGAGAACCTCATGTGGGAGGTCGCCCGCGCGCAGATGGTGTGCCAGGCCGGGCCGAACGCGAGCAAGTACCTCCGCAGCCTGCACCCCGACCACGAGGCCGCGGTGCCCGAAGGCCTGGATCCGTGTTCAGTCCCCGGTGACGTGCTTTCCGTGTACAACAAGGCAACCGCGGCCGTCACGTTCCCGAAGGGCGTCGCCGGGCCGAAGGACATCGCCGACGCCACCAGCGGCAGCAACTCGTGGGCGATCGGCCCGAACCGCACGGCAACCGGACGGCCGATCCTCGCCAACGACCCGCACCGAGGCGCCGACGCGCTGCCGTCCGGCCGTTACGTCGCCCAGCTTTCCGCGCCCGGCCTGAACCTCACCGGTGCGGGCGAGCCGTGGAACCCGGGCATCGCCATCGGGCACAACGATTCCGTCGCGTTCGGGCTGACGAACCTGCCGGTCGACCAGACCGACCTCTACGTCTACGACCTCGACCCCGCCGACCACAGCCGGTACCGCTACCGCGGCGGCTGGGAGCCGATCACCAAGGTCACCGAAACCATCCCGGTGCTCGGCGGCCAGCCGGTCACCCGCGAGCTGTCGTTCACCCGGCACGGCCCGATCGTGAAGGTCGACGAAGCGGCGAACCGGGCGTTCGCCGTCCGCACCGCGTGGACCGAACCCGGCAGCGCCGCCTACCTCGGCAGCCTGAACTACCAGCGGGCCCGCAACTTCACCGAATTCACCGCCGGAATGCGCAAGTGGGGCGCGCCCGGATCGAACCTCGTCTACGCCGACGTCCACGGCGACATCGGCTACGTCCCCGGTGCGCTGACCCCGCGCCGCACCGGGGCCGGATACGACGGCCTGCTGCCCGTCCCCGGAGACGGCCGCTACGAATGGAGCGGCTTCTACGCCAACTCCGAACTTCCGTGGCAGCACAACCCGCCGGCCGGATTCTTCGCCTCCGCCAACGACTACAACCTTCCGCCGGGCTTCCCGGTGGTGTCCAACTACGAATGGCAGCTGCCGTACCGCAAGGAGCGGATCTACGAGCTGATCAAGTCCACGCCGCGCGCCCGCGTCGCCGACTCGCTCGCCATCCAGCGCGACGAAAAGTCCTTGCTCGCCACCCGGCTCACCCCCTTCCTGCGGAACCTGTCCTCCACCGATCCGGACACCGCGAAGGCACTCGACCTGCTGCGCGGTTTCGACGGCGTCGCCTCGGTGGATTCCGCCCCGGCCGCGCTGTACGAAACCTGGCTGCTGAAGTACCTCCACGGCGGCTGGGCGCACACGATGCTCCCGCAAGCCGCCGCGGATGTCCTGTCCCGCACCATCAATCCGGATTTCAGCCTCGTGCTCGCGTCCTTCGCCGACCCCGACGCGTGGTTCGGCCCGGGCGGCGCGGCCAAACGCGACAAGCTGATCCTCGACACTCTCCCGCTCGCTTTCCGCGACGTCGCCGGAAAACTCGGCGGCGATCCGGCGAAGTGGCGCTGGGGCTCGCTGCAGTACCAGGAATTCGTGCACCCAGCGGGCGGCCCGAACGTCGGCCCGACCCCGGTCGGCGGCGACTACCAGACCGTCCACCCGTCGTTCTTCCATCCGCTCACCTACCAGCAGATCATCGGCGCGACCTTCAAGATGGCGCTCGACGTCGGCGACTGGGACGCGTCGCGGGCGATCAACGCGCCCGGCCAGTCCGGCGATCCGCGCAGCCCGCACTACCGCGACCTGAACGACCTGTGGGCCTCCGGCGGCTCGTTCCCCCTGCTCTCGAGCCGCGCGGCGGTCGAACGGAACCTCGACACCCGGATCCGGCTGGTCCCGAGGTTCACTTCGCGAAGCTAGCGCGCAGCCGGACGAGCGGGACCGCCGCGCAGGCCAGCAGCACGGCGCAGGCCGTCTGCAGCAGCAGGAACCAGAACGGGCACGCGCCCGGGATCAGGTCGACGCCGACGAGAGCGACCGGAGCGACGATCGAGATGAACCGTGCCCGCTGATAAGCCCGGTTCGACCCCTTCGCCGCGAGCGAGACCAGCCAGTACATGATCACGGCGCTGACCGGCACCAGCGCGGACCGCGTCCACATGAAGCTGGTCGCCGTCCCCTCGGTGGCCGCCAGCACGACGATCGTCCCGAAGACGGCGAGGCCCGCCGCTCCGTAAGCCGCGACGAACCCCTTCACGAGGCCGAACGGACGCTGGGCGGCGGTGGCGGCGGGGCGTTCGATGGTCTGCATTGCTGTTCTCCCTTGTGGTTTTCCGTTGTGCCAGCAACGCTAGAAAGCCGCGGCCCGGCCCGGTATGGGTCTGGCCGCACGAGGGGGTGGGCCTGGACCCACTCCTGTCCCGCAGCGGCGGGAATCCGGCGTTTCGTCGTGCACAGTGGACCCCGAAGCCGGATGGACAGGGGGAAGAAACGATGCGACAGCTACGGTCCTGGATGCGCGACTGCGGGGTGGGATTCGTCCGCGCCGCCCAAGCCGCGGGCGTGGCCTTGCTGATCCCGGTGATGTGGGCCGCCGCGGTGGGCCTGTGGCAGTTGTGGGGCGGCAGCCCGTGGTCGTGGATCGCGCCGTTCATCTGGGCGGCGATCGGGACACTCGCGCTGGCGAAGCCGGTGTGCCGGATGACGCGGATCATGGTCGCGAACTGGACCGGCATCGTCCTGCCGCCCGGGTACCGCGAGCT
Encoded here:
- a CDS encoding penicillin acylase family protein: MRSKATVLILVLTLLGTTPASASPAIALDGLSRPVDLLVDKWGVPHIYAANTSDLFYAQGFTVARDRLFQLDTWRRRGLGLLSEVLGESYVDQDRAARLFLYRGDMRKEWAAYGPEAKLAATRFAEGINSYVDWLAKHPEAAPPEFGKLGYQPSHWQPEDVVRIRTHAIGENLMWEVARAQMVCQAGPNASKYLRSLHPDHEAAVPEGLDPCSVPGDVLSVYNKATAAVTFPKGVAGPKDIADATSGSNSWAIGPNRTATGRPILANDPHRGADALPSGRYVAQLSAPGLNLTGAGEPWNPGIAIGHNDSVAFGLTNLPVDQTDLYVYDLDPADHSRYRYRGGWEPITKVTETIPVLGGQPVTRELSFTRHGPIVKVDEAANRAFAVRTAWTEPGSAAYLGSLNYQRARNFTEFTAGMRKWGAPGSNLVYADVHGDIGYVPGALTPRRTGAGYDGLLPVPGDGRYEWSGFYANSELPWQHNPPAGFFASANDYNLPPGFPVVSNYEWQLPYRKERIYELIKSTPRARVADSLAIQRDEKSLLATRLTPFLRNLSSTDPDTAKALDLLRGFDGVASVDSAPAALYETWLLKYLHGGWAHTMLPQAAADVLSRTINPDFSLVLASFADPDAWFGPGGAAKRDKLILDTLPLAFRDVAGKLGGDPAKWRWGSLQYQEFVHPAGGPNVGPTPVGGDYQTVHPSFFHPLTYQQIIGATFKMALDVGDWDASRAINAPGQSGDPRSPHYRDLNDLWASGGSFPLLSSRAAVERNLDTRIRLVPRFTSRS
- a CDS encoding DUF3558 family protein; this encodes MRSVAVTAAVVLAGVLGLAACGGSTEGVEQNVRTADRGAAPDGKTDAPLANTDPCSLLKPSDVPELSQKSGAAPKTVGRWCQGSGYGVIISEVDLKGYFGMFKNPSVKPIPDIAGYPAGTIENTDPGTRTCAVILAVTTHELVTVAVDTCEIGRKAATAIAGRIPR